A genomic region of Macaca thibetana thibetana isolate TM-01 chromosome 14, ASM2454274v1, whole genome shotgun sequence contains the following coding sequences:
- the TNNT3 gene encoding troponin T, fast skeletal muscle isoform X1 — translation MELQALIDSHFEARKKEEEELVALKERIEKRRAERAEQQRIRAEKERERQNRLAEEKARREEEDAKRRAEDDLKKKKALSSMGANYSSYLAKADQKRGKKQTAREMKKKILAERRKPLNIDHLSEDKLRDKAKELWETLHQLETDKFEFGEKLKRQKYDITTLRSRIDQAQKHSKKAGTPAKGKVGGRWK, via the exons ATGGAGCTCCAGGCCCTCATCGACAGCCACTTTGAAGCccggaagaaggaggaggaggagctggtcGCCCTCAAGGAGAGAATT GAGAAGCGCCGTGCGGAGAGAGCGGAGCAGCAGAGGATTCGtgcagagaaggagagggagcGCCAGAACAGACTGGCG GAGGAAAAGGccagaagagaggaggaggatgccaagaggagggcagaggacgacctgaagaagaagaaagctctGTCTTCCATGGGAGCCAACTACAGCAGCTACCTGGCCAAG GCTGACCAGAAGAGAGGCAAGAAGCAGACGGCCCGCGAAATGAAGAAGAAGATTCTTGCTGAGAGACGCAAGCCGCTCAACATCGACCACCTCAGTGAAGACAAACTGAG GGACAAAGCTAAGGAGCTCTGGGAGACCCTGCACCAGCTGGAGACCGACAAGTTCGAGTTTGGGGAGAAGTTGAAACGCCAGAAATATGAT ATCACCACGCTCAGAAGCCGCATCGACCAGGCCCAGAAGCA CAGCAAGAAGGCTGGGACCCCAGCCAAGGGCAAAGTCGGCGGGCGCTGGAAGTAG
- the TNNT3 gene encoding troponin T, fast skeletal muscle isoform X2, which produces MELQALIDSHFEARKKEEEELVALKERIEKRRAERAEQQRIRAEKERERQNRLAEEKARREEEDAKRRAEDDLKKKKALSSMGANYSSYLAKADQKRGKKQTAREMKKKILAERRKPLNIDHLSEDKLRDKAKELWETLHQLETDKFEFGEKLKRQKYDIMNVRARVQMLAKFSKKAGTPAKGKVGGRWK; this is translated from the exons ATGGAGCTCCAGGCCCTCATCGACAGCCACTTTGAAGCccggaagaaggaggaggaggagctggtcGCCCTCAAGGAGAGAATT GAGAAGCGCCGTGCGGAGAGAGCGGAGCAGCAGAGGATTCGtgcagagaaggagagggagcGCCAGAACAGACTGGCG GAGGAAAAGGccagaagagaggaggaggatgccaagaggagggcagaggacgacctgaagaagaagaaagctctGTCTTCCATGGGAGCCAACTACAGCAGCTACCTGGCCAAG GCTGACCAGAAGAGAGGCAAGAAGCAGACGGCCCGCGAAATGAAGAAGAAGATTCTTGCTGAGAGACGCAAGCCGCTCAACATCGACCACCTCAGTGAAGACAAACTGAG GGACAAAGCTAAGGAGCTCTGGGAGACCCTGCACCAGCTGGAGACCGACAAGTTCGAGTTTGGGGAGAAGTTGAAACGCCAGAAATATGAT ATCATGAATGTCCGGGCCAGAGTGCAGATGCTGGCCAAGTT CAGCAAGAAGGCTGGGACCCCAGCCAAGGGCAAAGTCGGCGGGCGCTGGAAGTAG